One genomic region from Haloterrigena gelatinilytica encodes:
- the pdhA gene encoding pyruvate dehydrogenase (acetyl-transferring) E1 component subunit alpha — translation MAGDAVERAVLERAPDDRIRVLDADGTIVAPELEPDLADETLRSIYRDMRFSRRFDERMISLQRQGRLGTYASLAGQEGSQIGSTYALADDDMLSFQYREHGAVVSRDLPWEYLLYWMGHEDGNAALAEIDVFPLNISIGGHLPHAVGWSWAAKLNGDERASVVHFGDGATSEGDFHEAMNFAGVFDTPTVFFCNNNQWAISIARENQTASATIAQKAAAYGFEGVQVDGMDPLASYVVTRAAREKAIAARSGDDGRPRPTLIEAVQYRYGAHTTADDPSAYRDEAEVERWRERDPIDRFETYLRNRGVLDDDGIETIDAEIEATLEELVDRAESAEADPRDLFEHTYADPTPRLEAQREELEALRERHGDGELLDYE, via the coding sequence ATGGCAGGAGACGCCGTAGAGCGCGCCGTTCTCGAGCGAGCGCCCGACGATCGGATCCGAGTGCTCGACGCCGACGGGACGATCGTCGCGCCGGAACTGGAACCCGACCTCGCCGACGAGACGCTGCGGTCGATATACCGGGATATGCGCTTCTCCCGGCGGTTCGACGAGCGGATGATCAGCCTCCAGCGGCAGGGTCGGCTGGGAACTTACGCCTCGCTCGCGGGCCAGGAGGGCTCGCAGATCGGCTCGACGTACGCGCTCGCGGACGACGACATGCTCTCCTTCCAGTACCGGGAACACGGGGCCGTCGTCTCGCGGGACCTCCCGTGGGAATACCTGCTGTACTGGATGGGCCACGAGGACGGCAACGCGGCGCTGGCCGAGATCGACGTCTTCCCGCTGAACATCTCGATCGGCGGCCACCTCCCCCACGCGGTCGGCTGGTCGTGGGCCGCGAAGCTGAACGGCGACGAGCGCGCGAGCGTCGTCCACTTCGGCGACGGGGCCACCTCGGAGGGCGATTTCCACGAGGCGATGAACTTCGCGGGCGTCTTCGACACCCCCACGGTATTCTTCTGTAACAACAACCAGTGGGCCATCTCGATCGCGCGGGAGAACCAGACCGCGAGCGCTACCATCGCCCAGAAGGCCGCCGCCTACGGGTTCGAGGGCGTGCAGGTCGACGGGATGGATCCGCTGGCGAGCTACGTCGTCACGCGGGCCGCGCGAGAGAAGGCGATCGCGGCTCGTTCCGGCGACGACGGCCGGCCGCGGCCGACGCTGATCGAGGCCGTCCAGTACCGCTACGGCGCGCACACGACCGCCGACGATCCCTCGGCCTACCGCGACGAGGCCGAAGTCGAGCGCTGGCGCGAGCGAGACCCCATCGACCGGTTCGAGACCTACCTCCGGAACCGCGGCGTCCTCGACGACGACGGGATCGAGACGATCGACGCCGAGATCGAGGCCACCCTCGAGGAACTGGTCGATCGCGCCGAATCCGCCGAGGCCGATCCGCGCGACCTGTTCGAGCACACGTACGCCGACCCGACGCCGCGACTCGAGGCCCAGCGCGAGGAGCTCGAGGCCCTCCGCGAACGACACGGCGACGGTGAATTACTCGATTACGAGTAA
- a CDS encoding helix-hairpin-helix domain-containing protein, which yields MFDAQRTAIKGSQQLFTQGLSAQSAVDKMALTGLNGQASLQRQQLELAQAATHSYVDATTAMLPGEGSADAHRSVDEAFAQLKTTHAEFYDALERELERDADVADEFSEEFVDALEDGTEQFLELSRSVEEQTVQNVDELSSQLSEQLERTRELQDQLEEQLERQSDDVADLLDRQAEQIEQVQQQLEEQAEEVTQQLRDRQATAETKIETDPEHTLESVAGIDADVRERLADAGIATVDDLVRADAETVAEAADVSESDAEEWIDQAEA from the coding sequence ATGTTCGACGCCCAGCGAACCGCGATCAAAGGAAGCCAGCAGCTGTTCACGCAGGGGCTGTCCGCCCAGTCCGCCGTCGATAAGATGGCGTTGACCGGACTGAACGGCCAGGCGTCGCTCCAGCGCCAGCAACTCGAGCTCGCGCAGGCGGCGACCCACAGCTACGTCGACGCGACGACCGCGATGCTCCCCGGCGAGGGGTCCGCGGACGCCCACCGGAGCGTCGACGAGGCGTTCGCACAGCTGAAAACGACCCACGCTGAGTTCTACGACGCCCTCGAGCGCGAACTCGAGCGGGACGCCGACGTCGCGGACGAGTTCTCCGAGGAGTTCGTCGACGCGCTCGAGGACGGCACCGAACAGTTCCTCGAGCTCTCCCGCTCGGTCGAGGAGCAGACGGTCCAGAACGTCGACGAGCTCTCGAGCCAGCTCAGCGAGCAACTCGAGCGGACCCGAGAGCTGCAGGATCAGCTCGAGGAGCAACTCGAGCGCCAGAGCGACGACGTCGCGGACCTGCTCGACCGGCAGGCCGAACAGATCGAGCAGGTCCAGCAGCAACTCGAGGAGCAGGCCGAAGAAGTGACCCAGCAGCTTCGGGATCGGCAGGCCACGGCGGAGACGAAGATCGAGACCGACCCGGAGCACACGCTCGAATCCGTCGCGGGAATCGACGCCGACGTCCGCGAGCGACTCGCCGACGCCGGCATCGCGACGGTCGACGACCTCGTTCGCGCCGACGCCGAGACCGTCGCCGAGGCCGCCGACGTCTCGGAAAGCGACGCCGAGGAGTGGATCGACCAGGCCGAAGCCTGA
- a CDS encoding CBS domain-containing protein — protein MIDVPLERVLTRSGRTIRPEAPVTEAAKRLRDPDVPALVVLEDETVVGIVTESDVVAFVAETLEPRSVGAVMSSPVTTISRRESLVAAAETMRADGVKHLPVVSDGAYCGLVSASTLAPYLSRRRLEIDREDDPIRIDAEDGREIPAGE, from the coding sequence ATGATCGACGTTCCACTCGAACGCGTACTGACTCGGTCCGGTCGAACGATCCGGCCCGAAGCGCCCGTCACCGAGGCCGCGAAGCGACTCCGCGATCCGGACGTACCGGCGCTCGTCGTCCTCGAGGACGAGACCGTCGTCGGAATCGTCACCGAATCGGACGTCGTCGCCTTCGTCGCCGAGACGCTCGAACCGCGCTCTGTCGGGGCGGTCATGTCGTCGCCGGTCACCACGATTTCGCGACGCGAATCGCTGGTCGCCGCCGCGGAAACGATGCGCGCCGACGGCGTGAAACACCTCCCGGTCGTCAGCGACGGCGCCTACTGCGGCCTCGTCTCCGCGTCGACGCTCGCGCCGTACCTCTCGCGGCGCCGACTCGAGATCGACCGGGAGGACGACCCGATTCGCATCGACGCCGAGGACGGACGGGAAATCCCGGCCGGCGAGTAA
- a CDS encoding CaiB/BaiF CoA transferase family protein — translation MRLDGVRVLDCSRLLPGPYATQLLADCGAEVVKVEDTDAGDYARAMEPVTADGVGAIFETVNRGKRSVAIDLKTDGGRTAFYRLVEDADVVLEGFRPGVVDRLGIDYETLAEHNDELIYCSLTGYGQDGPWADRVGHDLNYVALAGLLDLTRESPEEKPQVPGYPIGDMAGGLFAAFAIVGALLSRELGSSGGEYVDVAMADVVASFAQPIAYQAATGDPDEPRPGETPLTGAYPWYDCYETADGDWVTLAALEPGFWRAFCEAVDRDDLADEHGTDDPAVRTALEAELRDLFRERTRDEWEAALEGVDAAVAGVYSPAEMLEHPQFRARDLVERPDSAPPRIGFPARFDDETAATTERADLDERVPTQGEHTRRYLAEAGYSDAEIDALYDAGAVR, via the coding sequence ATGCGACTCGATGGCGTTCGCGTGCTCGACTGCTCGCGGCTGCTGCCCGGCCCCTACGCGACGCAGCTGCTGGCCGACTGCGGCGCCGAGGTGGTGAAGGTGGAGGACACCGACGCCGGCGACTACGCTCGAGCGATGGAGCCCGTCACGGCCGACGGCGTCGGCGCGATTTTCGAGACGGTCAACCGCGGCAAGCGCAGCGTCGCGATCGACCTGAAAACCGACGGCGGGCGGACGGCGTTCTACCGACTCGTCGAGGACGCCGACGTCGTCCTCGAGGGGTTCCGGCCGGGCGTCGTCGACCGACTGGGGATCGACTACGAGACGCTGGCCGAGCACAACGACGAACTGATCTACTGCTCGCTCACCGGCTACGGCCAGGACGGCCCGTGGGCGGATCGGGTCGGCCACGACTTAAACTACGTCGCGCTGGCCGGCCTGCTCGATCTGACGCGGGAGTCGCCCGAGGAGAAGCCGCAGGTGCCCGGCTACCCGATCGGCGACATGGCCGGGGGACTGTTCGCCGCGTTCGCTATCGTCGGGGCGTTGCTCTCGAGGGAACTGGGAAGCTCTGGCGGCGAGTACGTCGACGTCGCGATGGCCGACGTCGTCGCCTCGTTCGCCCAGCCGATCGCCTACCAGGCCGCGACCGGCGATCCCGACGAGCCGCGACCCGGCGAGACGCCGTTGACGGGCGCCTATCCGTGGTACGACTGCTACGAGACCGCCGACGGGGACTGGGTGACGCTCGCGGCCCTCGAACCGGGGTTCTGGCGGGCGTTCTGCGAGGCCGTCGACCGAGACGACCTCGCCGACGAGCACGGGACGGATGATCCGGCCGTGCGCACCGCCCTCGAGGCCGAACTCCGCGATCTCTTCCGCGAGCGAACCCGCGACGAGTGGGAGGCGGCCCTCGAGGGCGTCGACGCGGCGGTCGCCGGCGTCTACTCGCCCGCCGAGATGCTCGAGCACCCCCAGTTCCGTGCGCGAGATCTCGTCGAGCGTCCGGATAGCGCCCCGCCGCGGATCGGGTTTCCGGCCCGGTTCGACGACGAAACCGCAGCGACAACGGAGCGTGCGGACCTCGACGAGCGCGTCCCGACGCAGGGCGAACACACGCGCCGGTATCTCGCCGAGGCGGGCTATAGCGACGCGGAGATCGATGCGCTCTATGATGCCGGCGCCGTCCGGTGA
- the thsB gene encoding thermosome subunit beta: MSQRMQQGQPMIVMSEDSQRVKDKDAQDYNISAARAVAEAVRSTLGPKGMDKMLVDSMGSVTITNDGVTILQEMDIDNPTAEMIIEVAETQEDEAGDGTTTAVAIAGELLKNAEDLLEQEIHPTAIIKGFHMASEQAREEIDDIAQDVDTDDEELLRSVAETSMTGKGTEVNKEHLSQLIIDAVKQVTVEDDEGNNVVDLEFLNIETQTGRSAGESDLLEGGIVDKDPVHDNMPTEATDADILLLNEAIEVEETDVDTEVSVTDPDQLQKFLDREEKQLREKVDTIADLGADVVFCQKGIDDLAQHYLAKEGILAVRRAKKSDLEFLSEVVGANVVSDLESATEDDLGFGDVTRDDADELFYVEGEDAHGVTLLLRGSTDHVVDELERGVNDALDVVAQTVSDGRVLAGGGAIEVELASRLRDYADSVSGREQLAVEAFADSLELVPRVLAENAGLDSIDTLVDLRAAHDDGDVEAGLNVFTGDVEDTFEAGVVEPAHAKEQAVTSAAEAANLVLKIDDIISAGDLSTDKGGDEEGGAPGGAGGMGGMGGGMGGMM, from the coding sequence ATGAGCCAGCGAATGCAGCAGGGTCAGCCGATGATCGTAATGAGCGAGGATTCCCAGCGCGTCAAGGACAAGGACGCGCAGGATTACAACATCAGCGCGGCCCGTGCGGTCGCCGAGGCCGTCCGTTCCACACTCGGTCCGAAAGGGATGGACAAGATGCTCGTCGACTCGATGGGCTCGGTCACCATCACGAACGACGGCGTCACCATCCTCCAGGAGATGGACATCGACAACCCGACGGCCGAGATGATCATCGAAGTCGCCGAGACCCAGGAGGACGAGGCTGGCGACGGCACCACGACGGCCGTCGCGATCGCCGGCGAACTCCTCAAGAACGCCGAGGACCTCCTCGAGCAGGAGATCCACCCGACGGCGATCATCAAGGGCTTCCACATGGCCTCCGAGCAGGCCCGCGAGGAGATCGACGACATCGCTCAGGACGTCGACACCGACGACGAGGAGCTCCTGCGCTCGGTCGCCGAAACCTCGATGACCGGCAAGGGCACCGAGGTCAACAAGGAGCACCTCTCGCAGCTCATCATCGACGCGGTCAAGCAGGTCACCGTCGAGGACGACGAGGGCAACAACGTCGTCGACCTCGAGTTCCTCAACATCGAGACCCAGACCGGCCGTAGCGCCGGCGAGTCCGACCTGCTCGAGGGCGGCATCGTGGACAAGGACCCCGTCCACGACAACATGCCCACCGAGGCCACCGACGCCGACATCCTGCTGCTCAACGAGGCTATCGAGGTCGAAGAGACCGACGTCGACACCGAGGTCTCCGTCACCGACCCCGACCAGCTCCAGAAGTTCCTCGACCGCGAGGAGAAACAGCTCCGCGAGAAGGTCGACACGATCGCCGACCTCGGCGCCGACGTCGTCTTCTGCCAGAAGGGCATCGACGACCTCGCCCAGCACTACCTCGCTAAGGAGGGCATCCTCGCCGTCCGCCGCGCCAAGAAGTCCGACCTCGAGTTCCTCTCGGAAGTCGTCGGCGCGAACGTCGTCTCCGACCTCGAGAGCGCGACCGAGGACGACCTCGGCTTCGGCGACGTCACCCGCGACGACGCCGACGAGCTGTTCTACGTCGAGGGCGAGGACGCCCACGGCGTCACGCTCCTGCTGCGCGGCTCGACCGACCACGTCGTCGACGAACTCGAGCGCGGCGTCAACGACGCGCTCGACGTCGTCGCCCAGACCGTCTCCGACGGCCGCGTCCTCGCCGGCGGCGGCGCCATCGAGGTCGAACTCGCCTCGCGCCTGCGCGACTACGCCGACTCCGTCTCCGGCCGCGAACAGCTGGCCGTCGAGGCCTTCGCCGACTCGCTCGAGCTCGTCCCGCGCGTGCTCGCCGAGAACGCCGGCCTCGACTCCATCGACACGCTCGTCGACCTGCGTGCGGCCCACGACGACGGCGACGTCGAAGCCGGTCTGAACGTCTTCACCGGCGACGTCGAGGACACCTTCGAGGCCGGCGTCGTCGAACCGGCCCACGCCAAGGAGCAGGCCGTCACCTCCGCTGCCGAGGCCGCGAACCTGGTCCTCAAAATCGACGACATCATCTCCGCCGGCGACCTGTCGACCGACAAGGGCGGCGACGAAGAGGGCGGCGCGCCCGGCGGTGCCGGCGGCATGGGCGGCATGGGCGGCGGCATGGGCGGCATGATGTAA
- the lrp gene encoding HTH-type transcriptional regulator Lrp: MTYENLDAKLVNELLGNGRASLRSLGEELDVSVTTVSNHLSDLEDEGVIEGYTPRVDYDAVGYDVTAVVQLQVEGNALPDVTDALRDHPQMTSVYEVTGDYDVIAVGKFTDTDGMNDEIKELLSNPDIKASNTSVVLNAVSENEQFELEIDES; the protein is encoded by the coding sequence ATGACGTACGAAAATCTCGATGCAAAACTAGTGAATGAACTTCTGGGTAACGGGCGGGCGAGCCTCCGCAGCCTCGGCGAGGAACTCGACGTTTCGGTGACGACAGTTTCGAACCATCTCTCCGATCTCGAGGACGAGGGCGTGATCGAAGGCTACACGCCGCGGGTCGATTACGACGCGGTCGGGTACGACGTCACGGCCGTCGTTCAGCTGCAGGTCGAGGGGAACGCGCTTCCCGACGTCACCGACGCGCTCCGGGATCACCCGCAGATGACCTCGGTCTACGAGGTGACCGGCGACTACGACGTTATCGCCGTCGGCAAGTTCACCGACACCGACGGCATGAACGACGAGATCAAGGAACTGCTGTCCAACCCGGATATCAAGGCCTCAAACACGAGCGTCGTTCTCAACGCGGTCAGCGAGAACGAGCAGTTCGAACTCGAAATCGACGAGAGCTAA
- a CDS encoding gamma carbonic anhydrase family protein — protein MVDSRTYAFEGTQPTVDDAAAVSREATLVGDVRIDAEASVWPGVVLRGDIGPVRVGEQAHIGDNATIHASRLADRVMIGHGAVLNEATVEEGTLIGFNATVNTESTVGAGSVVAAGTVIPDEYDIPPESFARGVPAEITPLEETGVDAEAIFEEFSSGEYTNLAGRHEELFD, from the coding sequence ATGGTTGACAGTCGAACCTACGCGTTCGAGGGGACGCAACCGACGGTCGACGACGCGGCGGCGGTGAGTCGGGAGGCGACGCTGGTCGGCGACGTCCGGATCGACGCCGAGGCGAGCGTCTGGCCGGGCGTCGTTCTCAGGGGCGACATCGGACCCGTTCGCGTCGGCGAACAGGCCCACATCGGCGACAACGCGACGATTCACGCTTCGAGGCTCGCGGACCGCGTCATGATCGGTCACGGCGCGGTGCTCAACGAGGCGACCGTCGAGGAGGGGACGCTGATCGGATTCAACGCGACGGTCAACACGGAGTCGACCGTCGGCGCGGGGAGCGTCGTCGCCGCCGGGACGGTGATCCCCGACGAGTACGACATCCCGCCCGAGTCGTTCGCCCGCGGCGTTCCCGCCGAGATCACGCCGCTCGAGGAGACGGGCGTCGACGCCGAGGCGATCTTCGAGGAGTTCTCGTCGGGCGAGTACACGAACCTGGCCGGTCGTCACGAGGAACTGTTCGACTGA
- the glnA gene encoding type I glutamate--ammonia ligase has protein sequence MTSGNITEAEQAVLDEIEEKDVDFLRLQFTDILGTVKNVSVPARQAEKAFSEGIYFDGSSIEGFVRIQESDMRLVPDPDTFAILPWRQKEGSAAARMICDVYNTSTGEPFEGDPRRVLKNALERAEDLGYEVNAAPEPEFFLFEEDEEGRATTKTNDAGGYFDLAPKDLASDVRRDIIYGLEDMGFEIEASHHEVAEGQHEINFEYDDALATADNVATFRTVVRAIAAQHDLHATFMPKPIPKINGSGMHTHFSLFEDGENAFHDEDDEFNLSDEAHSFLAGILEHAPAITAVANPTVNSYKRLVPGYEAPVYVAWSDRNRSALIRKPAARTPAASRVELRSPDPSCNPYLAFAVMIHAGLDGIEKDLECPDPVRENIYEFDEQKREEYGIETLPSNLGEAVQALEEDEAIYSALGEHVAPKFVEAKSQEFEEYLVDVSQWELDRYLETF, from the coding sequence ATGACAAGCGGAAACATCACCGAGGCCGAACAGGCGGTATTAGACGAGATCGAGGAGAAAGACGTCGATTTCCTCCGTCTTCAGTTTACTGACATTCTCGGGACGGTAAAGAACGTCTCCGTTCCCGCTCGCCAGGCCGAGAAGGCCTTCAGCGAGGGTATCTACTTCGACGGCTCCTCGATCGAAGGCTTCGTCCGCATTCAGGAGTCGGACATGCGCCTGGTCCCCGACCCCGACACCTTCGCGATCCTCCCGTGGCGCCAGAAGGAGGGCAGTGCCGCGGCCCGGATGATCTGTGACGTCTACAACACCTCGACGGGCGAGCCCTTCGAGGGCGACCCGCGCCGCGTCCTCAAGAACGCGCTCGAGCGCGCCGAGGACCTCGGCTACGAGGTCAACGCCGCGCCCGAACCGGAGTTCTTCCTGTTCGAGGAAGACGAGGAGGGCCGCGCGACGACCAAGACTAACGACGCCGGCGGCTACTTCGATCTCGCGCCGAAAGACCTCGCGAGCGACGTTCGCCGAGACATCATCTACGGTCTCGAGGACATGGGCTTCGAGATCGAGGCCAGCCACCACGAGGTCGCCGAAGGGCAACACGAGATCAACTTCGAGTACGACGACGCGCTCGCGACCGCGGACAACGTCGCCACGTTCCGCACCGTCGTCCGCGCCATCGCGGCCCAGCACGACCTCCACGCGACGTTCATGCCCAAGCCGATCCCGAAGATCAACGGCTCGGGGATGCACACGCACTTCTCGCTGTTCGAGGACGGCGAGAACGCGTTCCACGACGAGGACGACGAGTTCAACCTCAGCGACGAGGCCCACTCGTTCCTCGCGGGTATCTTAGAGCACGCGCCGGCGATCACGGCGGTCGCGAACCCGACGGTCAACAGCTACAAGCGCCTGGTGCCGGGCTACGAGGCGCCGGTCTACGTCGCCTGGTCGGACCGCAACCGCTCGGCGCTGATCCGCAAGCCCGCGGCCCGCACGCCGGCGGCCTCGCGCGTCGAACTGCGCTCGCCGGACCCCTCGTGTAATCCGTACCTCGCCTTCGCCGTCATGATCCACGCGGGTCTCGACGGCATCGAGAAGGATCTCGAGTGTCCCGACCCGGTCCGGGAGAACATCTACGAGTTCGACGAACAGAAGCGCGAGGAGTACGGCATCGAGACGCTCCCGTCGAACCTCGGCGAGGCCGTCCAGGCCCTCGAGGAGGACGAGGCCATCTACAGCGCGCTGGGCGAGCACGTCGCGCCGAAGTTCGTCGAAGCCAAGAGCCAGGAGTTCGAGGAGTACCTCGTCGACGTCTCCCAGTGGGAACTCGACCGCTACCTCGAGACGTTCTGA
- a CDS encoding metallophosphoesterase family protein, with the protein MLVLGDAHASEPDRRETLLELYRAVDPAAVLQLGDLEYYDLPAPTWFVAGNNEDLDVIEALRAGEEPSEADGVHLLASTVADVDGLRVAGLSGNYAPTKYDRPRDELEGDRRRHFTRDDVERAAELDDVDVLLTHEAPTGLLSYGYDPGCEHVDALLEALSPSLCLVGHHERHREAEIAGVDVVSLAPAWERYYTLEGDVDEGGLRLEGHDHAFGPDASD; encoded by the coding sequence ATGCTCGTTCTCGGCGACGCCCACGCGTCCGAGCCGGACCGCCGCGAGACGCTTCTGGAACTGTACCGAGCCGTCGATCCCGCCGCCGTGTTACAGCTCGGCGACCTCGAGTACTACGACCTCCCGGCGCCGACGTGGTTCGTCGCGGGCAACAACGAGGACCTCGACGTTATCGAGGCGCTGCGCGCCGGCGAGGAACCGTCCGAGGCCGACGGCGTCCACCTGCTCGCGAGTACCGTCGCGGACGTCGACGGGCTCCGCGTGGCCGGCCTCTCGGGGAACTACGCGCCGACGAAGTACGACCGTCCCCGCGACGAACTCGAGGGAGACCGCCGCCGGCACTTCACCCGCGACGACGTCGAGCGAGCGGCCGAACTGGACGACGTCGACGTCCTGCTCACCCACGAGGCACCGACCGGACTCCTCTCCTACGGCTACGATCCCGGCTGCGAACACGTCGACGCCCTGCTCGAGGCCCTCTCGCCGTCGCTCTGTCTGGTCGGCCACCACGAGCGCCACCGCGAGGCCGAAATCGCCGGCGTCGACGTGGTGAGCCTCGCCCCCGCCTGGGAGCGATACTACACGCTCGAGGGCGATGTCGACGAAGGTGGACTCCGACTCGAGGGCCACGATCACGCGTTCGGCCCCGACGCGTCCGACTGA
- a CDS encoding pentapeptide repeat-containing protein has translation MTAQRCGHVTSSSGVDEAGAVCCWRPTWDDTDRCLWHTERTVPAEEYERNPPEPGERLDGANLEGTMLSGTSFLAGRSLVAADFTDAVLDGADLSEADLRRARFQDVDAHGASFRGANLHDAVFTFADLRGADFREARLYRAGLTDVRLNLETAFGERSVYEDELGRASNEDLLELSESAQWLYRELQRLYGENALSEQAQTYYLREMDLRRRLAWRGRNYLQAITLAGSRWVMRYGTSPWRVVATSLLLIVVCAGLFPLTGGIREVGTDTAITYEIDDPADTPGPVLVRTFLKSLYFSVITFATLGYGDIQPVGGWARAVASIETLLGSLLMALLVFVLTRSVHY, from the coding sequence ATGACTGCCCAGCGGTGCGGACACGTCACGAGTAGTAGCGGGGTCGACGAGGCCGGCGCGGTCTGTTGCTGGCGGCCCACGTGGGACGATACCGATCGGTGTCTCTGGCACACCGAACGTACCGTTCCGGCGGAGGAATACGAGCGAAACCCGCCGGAGCCGGGGGAACGGCTCGACGGGGCGAATCTCGAGGGGACGATGTTGAGCGGGACGTCGTTCCTCGCGGGACGGTCGCTCGTCGCCGCGGACTTCACCGACGCGGTCCTCGACGGCGCCGACCTCTCGGAGGCGGATCTCCGCCGCGCCAGGTTTCAAGACGTCGACGCACACGGCGCGTCGTTCCGAGGCGCGAACCTCCACGACGCCGTGTTCACCTTCGCCGACCTCCGGGGCGCGGACTTTCGAGAGGCGAGACTGTACCGCGCGGGGCTGACCGACGTCCGACTCAACCTCGAGACGGCGTTCGGCGAGCGGTCGGTGTACGAGGACGAACTGGGACGGGCGTCGAACGAAGACCTCCTGGAACTGTCCGAATCCGCACAGTGGCTCTACCGCGAGCTACAACGCCTCTACGGGGAAAACGCGCTTTCGGAGCAGGCACAGACCTACTACCTTCGCGAGATGGATCTCCGGCGCCGCCTGGCCTGGCGGGGCCGAAACTACTTGCAGGCGATCACGCTCGCGGGGTCGCGGTGGGTCATGCGCTACGGGACGAGTCCGTGGCGCGTCGTCGCGACCTCGCTGCTCCTGATCGTCGTCTGTGCGGGGCTGTTCCCACTGACCGGCGGCATCCGCGAGGTCGGAACCGACACGGCGATCACCTACGAGATCGACGATCCGGCGGACACCCCCGGTCCCGTCCTCGTTCGAACGTTTCTCAAGAGCCTCTACTTCAGCGTCATCACCTTCGCCACGCTCGGCTACGGCGACATCCAGCCGGTCGGCGGATGGGCCCGTGCCGTCGCCAGCATCGAGACCCTGCTCGGATCGCTGCTGATGGCGCTGTTGGTCTTCGTCCTCACGCGGAGCGTCCACTACTGA
- a CDS encoding NAD-dependent epimerase/dehydratase family protein: MELSNGRVLVTGGAGFIGSHLTERLLADGVDVTIVDDLSNGDAARVPEDATFVDADLTEPGVLDGRLDDVDLVFHLAASKHVDTDRPHGQFDDNTRMTRNILESMADAGVAEIAYTSSSTVYGEAPRPTPEDYAPLEPISAYGASKLADEGLLSARAHSHDLTVWNFRFANVVGPRLRGAVIPDFIEKLQDDPETLTILGDGRQEKSYLDVEDCLDAMLHVVEHADDAMNTYNLGTRTTTSVDRIAAIVADEMDLEPEFEYTGGERGWTGDVPKMRLSIEKLSALGWEPTRSSDEAVRRATREILAELN, translated from the coding sequence ATGGAGCTCTCGAACGGACGGGTTCTCGTCACGGGCGGCGCCGGATTCATCGGATCGCATCTGACCGAACGACTGCTGGCCGACGGCGTCGACGTCACGATCGTCGACGATCTGTCGAACGGCGACGCCGCTCGCGTTCCCGAGGACGCGACGTTCGTCGACGCGGACCTGACGGAGCCCGGCGTTCTCGACGGTCGCCTCGACGACGTCGATCTCGTCTTCCACCTCGCGGCGTCGAAGCACGTCGACACCGACCGCCCGCACGGCCAGTTCGACGACAACACGCGGATGACCCGCAACATCCTCGAGTCGATGGCCGACGCCGGCGTCGCGGAGATCGCCTACACCTCCTCCTCGACGGTCTACGGCGAGGCACCGCGGCCGACGCCCGAGGACTACGCTCCCCTCGAGCCGATCAGCGCCTACGGGGCGAGCAAACTCGCGGACGAAGGACTGCTCTCCGCGCGGGCCCACAGCCACGACCTGACCGTCTGGAACTTCCGCTTCGCGAACGTCGTCGGGCCGCGCCTGCGCGGGGCCGTCATCCCCGATTTCATCGAAAAGCTGCAGGACGATCCCGAGACGCTGACGATCCTGGGCGACGGGCGACAGGAGAAGTCCTACCTCGACGTCGAGGACTGCCTCGACGCGATGCTCCACGTCGTCGAACACGCCGACGACGCGATGAACACCTACAACCTCGGGACGCGGACGACGACCTCGGTCGACCGGATCGCCGCCATCGTCGCCGACGAGATGGACCTCGAGCCCGAGTTCGAGTACACCGGCGGCGAGCGCGGCTGGACCGGCGACGTACCGAAGATGCGCCTCTCGATCGAGAAGCTCTCGGCGCTGGGCTGGGAGCCGACGCGCTCGAGCGACGAGGCCGTCCGGCGGGCGACCCGGGAGATTCTCGCGGAACTGAACTGA